Proteins from one Monodelphis domestica isolate mMonDom1 chromosome 6, mMonDom1.pri, whole genome shotgun sequence genomic window:
- the LOC100024602 gene encoding olfactory receptor 2D3-like, with protein sequence MAEANITFVTEFFFLGLSSKPRDQFILFIMFLFFYLLTVLGNLIIITVIQIEPRLQTPMYFFLTNLSFLDICYTSTNVPQMLSNMVGKKKTISFTGCAIQMYFSLSFGMIECVLLGVMAYDRYVAICVPLHYTIIMNRRSCIHMAAISWASSFLSSMVINVLTLSLPYCGPNVLNHFFCEVPSVLRLACTDTSVTELVVFIFSIIIVFIPFLLIVISYARILLSVLRMRSAEGRLKALSTCASHLTVVALFYGTAIFMYMRPQSKSSRSGGKIIAVFYTIITPMLNPLIYSLRNKDVKGALKKAISKHSLA encoded by the coding sequence ATGGCAGAGGCAAATATCACCTTTGTGACTGAATTCTTTTTCTTGGGGCTCTCCTCTAAGCCAAGAGATCaattcattcttttcatcatGTTTTTATTCTTCTACTTATTGACAGTGCTTGGCAATCTCATCATCATCACTGTAATCCAGATTGAACCCCGCCTCCAAACTCCCATGTATTTTTTCCTGACTAACCTGTCCTTCCTAGATATCTGTTATACCAGTACCAATGTTCCACAAATGCTTTCCAATATGGtagggaagaaaaagacaatCTCCTTTACTGGCTGTGCCATCCAGATGTATTTTTCCCTCTCGTTTGGGATGATTGAATGTGTCCTCTTGGGGGTCATGGCATATGACAGATATGTTGCTATTTGTGTCCCACTGCACTAcaccattattatgaacagacgCAGTTGTATTCACATGGCTGCCATTTCCTGGGCTAGCAGCTTCCTGAGTTCTATGGTGATCAATGTCCTCACCTTGAGTTTGCCCTACTGTGGGCCTAATGTGCTGAACCACTTCTTCTGTGAGGTGCCTTCAGTACTGAGATTAGCCTGTACAGACACCTCAGTCACTGAGCTGGTAGTGTTCATCTTTAGCATCATCATTGTCTTCATTCCATTCCTTCTCATTGTCATCTCCTATGCCCGCATCCTCCTGTCAGTCCTTAGGATGCGTTCTGCAGAGGGAAGGCTCAAAGCATTGTCCACCTGTGCCTCCCACCTAACTGTAGTGGCTCTGTTCTATGGGACGGCTATTTTCATGTACATGAGGCCTCAGTCCAAGTCTTCTCGGTCTGGGGGGAAGATCATTGCTGTCTTCTACACCATCATTACACCAATGCTCAACCCACTGATCTACAGCTTGAGAAACAAGGATGTAAAAGGAGCCTTGAAGAAAGCCATTAGTAAACATAGTTTAGCATAG